Below is a window of Flavobacterium sp. CFS9 DNA.
CAGAGCCTTTGGAGATTTTACCCCATACCCCCTCGGTGACGTTCTTTTCCAGATTTAGAATCGTGATGTTTTTTACATCTTGACTTTAACCACTTCATATCATACGGATCATCACCCCGAGCCATCAACACCTTTGCTTGTGTATCGTGGTCTGCAACAGTGGCCGCAACCACAAGACCATCAGCTTCACAATCACAACACAACGGAAAAGATTCAAGTTGTAGCTTTCGAATATTTCTCCACTTCCTTCCATTGTAATTAAAGTCCTTATCTGTTCTTTCACGCTCGAAAGCTACTCTTTCTTTTACCCAGCTTCTTTTAACTTTTCTTGGTTTATTTGCCATTATTAGAAAGGATTATCGTTGTCATCATAATCATTATTACTACTTAAATCTTCTATTGAATAGAAAGCTTCATTAGGCATTGTTTTAGGAATATCCTGAACACCACTGACACACTCTTCAACAGAATCATCCTGTATTTTTCCATCTGAAAACTTTGTTTTATTTTCATCATAATACAATCCGATTGTACCAACTCCACCATGCCTGTACTTTGCAACAATAAACTCAGTATTACAATCAATATCCAACACTTCGTCATCAACTTCTAAACCATAGTAAGCAGAACGATAGATAAAACACACAGCGTCTGCATCCTGCTCAATATCACCACTCTCTTTTAAATGATGCAGCGCGGGTCTCTTATAAGCAGTCTTTTCAACTTCACGAGATAGTTGCGCTAAACCGATAACAGTTATACCTAATTCTTTTGCAATAGCTTTTAATCCATTAGAGATCTTACCAACACGAATTCTAATATCTTCACTACCATCACTACCAGCTAATTGAATATAATCTACGATAAGCATCTTAATATCATGCTTACGCTTATATAACCTTGCTTTTCTTTTAATCTCACCAATAGTCAAAGCTGGTCTATCATCAATAAATATTGGCAATCCCCTTAGTTCATTTACAGTTTTCAATAAACCTTGAAAGTACTCAGCCTTTTCAAATCCAGTTTTAGTTAATTGATTTAAATGGAAATTACTTTCATTCGCAATAGTTCTAGTAGCCAACTGTTCAGTACTCATTTCAAGTGATATAAAACCCACTGCACTTCCAGACTTAGCCGCACCAAGCATAGTATTTGTTACAAATGCTGTTTTACCCATTCCAGGACGTGCTCCAACAACAATAAAATCAGTCGGTTGCCAACCTCCAAAATGTTTGTTTAATTTTTTAAATCCAGTATCAACACCAGTCAAACTGCTATCGCTATCAGTCAACATCTTCACACGATCTACAGCCGCATTTAAAGCATCTGCATAAGTCATTTCAGACCTTCCTTTGTCAACAATTTCATTAACTTTTGATGTTTCAACATCCATGTAGTCAAACAATTGAAAAACATCTGAATCAGAATCATAAGCCAATTCAATTATCGATGATGCAACTTCAATAGCTTTTCTTTTCATGTACATTTGCAAAACAACTCTTGCATGATATTCGATATGTGCAGACGAAGCTATTTTTTGAGTTAAACCAATTAAATAATAATCACCACCGGCAATATCCAAACTCTTTTTTTTCTTTAACTGACTTGATACTGTTAATAAATCAATAGGTTGTGAAGTTTCAGAAAGTTCAATTATTGCTTCAAAAATCACCTTATGAGAATCTTTATAAAAAACTTCCGAATTATTAAACACCTGCAACAATTCATCAATACCTCTAACATCCACCATCAAAGCCCCTAAAATTGCCTCCTCCAAATCAATTGCCTGAGGAGGCAGTTTTCCTTTTTCCAACGAAATAATTTTCGTGAGCTGAACAGGATTAACTTTATATTTTTTTTCAGTATTCATTACGATATTCTTTTTCTGGAAGGAGAAACAATCTCTAAATCTTCTTTTCGCAATTGCTTAACAGGCTTTTTCATATTTTCAACATAATTTATAGCAAACCTTGTCAACCTTGCATTAATTATTTTTGTTGTAAACTCCAAAGACTCTTCATCAACTTTCAGATTAAAAAGTTCTTTAAATTTCCCCCACTCAGTTACATCAAATTCTTTTCTAAACCTCATTTGAAAAACTTCCCAATCAGAAGGACAATTTTTTTCAAAAAAAGCGAGAGCAGTTTCCTCTATTTCCTTATTACTATTATCTTTCTTGCTTATATCTTTCTTACTAATATTTACCGATTTTCCAATAGTTGGATTTTCCAACATTGGATTTTCCAATAGTTGGTTTTCCAATGGTTGGAAATAGGAAATTGGTTTTTGATTGTTAGCATCAAAATAAAGGTGATAATCGACCACAAAACCGTTACCAGATTGTTGCTTTTTTCTTACCAAATAACCTAATAATTCCAACTCTTTTAAACCTTCAGAAATAGCCGATTTTGACTCTTTACACTGAAATGCAATTTTATCCACCGAGAAATTCCAACCCTCAGGCTTAGACTGCATAAAGGCAAACAAACCCTTTGCTTTTAACGATACTGTATTATCGTTTAACAACGTATTCGGAACCATTCCATACGGAACGTTTTGTTTGGTTAGTTTTGCCATAAAACCACTTATTTACCTTGAAATATTTTAATCAAATTCACTCGACTATTTTCCATACCAATAGCGGTTTGAGCTACAGATGTAAGCATCTTTGCTTTTGTCTCTAAAAACGATATATCTTCATTGGTTGCATTGTCAATCTGACCAATCAAAACATCAAAAGACACATTCAATTTTTGATATGTACTCGACATTTCTGGAACAAAAACAGTAGGCTGTTTTACCAGCAATTCAGTAGGCATAAAAGTTTGTTTTTCAGGAATACTATTCGTATCAAAACAATTCTTTTCTACTTTTTCATAGAAATCTACAAAACGATCCATCGGAACCTGAATTGTTTCTTTGTTTGTCAATATCATGATATTAGAAACAACCTTTTTACAGCTTTGAAAACAATATTTTTTGCCATTGTGAGAAAAAGTTTTCCCAGTCAGCAATACGGTTAATTTTTCAATTACGTCCATTTAATCTTTTCTTTTTAATTAATAATTTTCTTCTCAAATCAACTAGATTTGGCATTTCTTCAATAATTTTATTTACAGCTTCAGGCTCTTTTATACCTATAAACCTTTTTACGATAGACGTATCGCACATACTATTTTGAAGCAAATTTTCTTTCCGTGTCTTCAGAACTAAATTTTCAGGCTCAAAATTCCGATTATCACCATCTAAAAACTCAACAATCATCCCTTTAGGTATTGATCCGTAATTTTGCTCATAAACAATCCTATGCTTAAACTCAAAATTTTTATTGTTTGATTTGCCATTTTTAAGATGCCTTACTTTAACTTCTATATATCCATCTTTAGAAAGCCTTTCATAACCAATAGACTGAGTATTATGAGGGTCAGAACCTTTTTTAAATTGTGTTTTTTTTGTATTTTCAATTTTTTCAGGAGACATGTAATCCTTTTGCTTTAAACCCTTATTCCAACCTGGTTGATTTTGCTTAAAACGAGTATCAAAACCGATGTCATTATCCTTAGAAATACGTCCAGACATTGGACTTTTCATAAAAGCATCACTTTTATGCAGACCTAATTTTGAAGCCTGTCCAGCAATTCCGGAGACAGTTCTATTAGGCAATAATTCAATAAGATCAATTGTCGGTTTATCTGGATAATTCTGAATCATAATTTCAGTTTCTTCAGTAGTCCAAAATTTTCTCATAAACATTCTTAATTTTAATTTCAAACCCAGGTACAACTTTCAACATCCACTCAATTTCCTTTACTACAGCGGGGACATACAACCATGAAATTTGATAATAAGCCCCAATAACACGAGTACTGTAATTTTTGGTTTTTGAGATAATAAAAACAGCCACTTTTTTCACCAACGAGTCACGAAGCCTTACTATTTCAGAACGCTCACAGCCAAATTCTAAACTGATAGCTAATTCTAATTTTTCCGCATATTCATCATCAAAAGCGACTGTTTTCATATCTTAAGTTTTAATATTCAAAAACCTTTAATTCAGGATGTAATGCTTTAATTTGATTCAATTGATTATCTAAAACTTTTTTAGACTCCAAATCGATAAATTCTTTCAAATCAGGAGAAATCAAAGAGCAGCTAAAATCAGCAGTGATGTTTATTTCAACTTCAAGACGCTGTTTTTCCTGCCCAACAAAAACAGGCAGCTCTAAGAAAAAACCAGTAGGAATATTTGATTCCACAACCTGATTAATCAACGCACGTTTATTACCACGTTCATCTGTTTTCGCTTCAAGGTCACGATTTACCTTTCCTTCAAAATTTCTAAGCTCAGCAACCAATTTCATTGCATAATCTTTGTTTTCGAAGTAATGACGATTCATTTTTATGAAATCAGCCAAATCAAAAGTGCTGTAAGATTTTCCGGAATTTATGTTGAATTTTTCTAAATCTGGATGAAGTTTTAACGAACCTTCAATTACATCTGGATTACGCTCACGTGCATCGTATAGTAATTTTAAATACAATTTATCATAACAAAATTCAAGTTTAGAATGTTCAATAATTTCAGCACTCACAACTTTTTTAGACAAGTATTCTAAAGCAGAATTAATCGAACCCCCTTTTACTTCAATAGCTTTTTTATGATAAACAGGCTCTGCCGTTCCATTTAGAATTGTCAATTCTTTAACCCCGTTTTCAACTGTAATTTTCAAATTTTCACTCATGATTACTCAGCTTTTCTTAAATGATCTGTTATACTATATTGTTTTTCATCTGGTCGAAGTTCTCTCTCAAATACCAGTACTCCATCTTTTGAGTAGTAACCCATTTTCTCCTCTCTCAAATCTTTCAGCAAAAAGACCTTTTCCCTAACTTCCTCAACCTGTGTTCGAATCATTTGTAAATTCTTAACAATTTGCTGTTTGATTGGCTTTACTTCAGACTTAAAAACTTCTT
It encodes the following:
- a CDS encoding HNH endonuclease signature motif containing protein, translated to MRKFWTTEETEIMIQNYPDKPTIDLIELLPNRTVSGIAGQASKLGLHKSDAFMKSPMSGRISKDNDIGFDTRFKQNQPGWNKGLKQKDYMSPEKIENTKKTQFKKGSDPHNTQSIGYERLSKDGYIEVKVRHLKNGKSNNKNFEFKHRIVYEQNYGSIPKGMIVEFLDGDNRNFEPENLVLKTRKENLLQNSMCDTSIVKRFIGIKEPEAVNKIIEEMPNLVDLRRKLLIKKKRLNGRN
- a CDS encoding helix-turn-helix domain-containing protein produces the protein MVPNTLLNDNTVSLKAKGLFAFMQSKPEGWNFSVDKIAFQCKESKSAISEGLKELELLGYLVRKKQQSGNGFVVDYHLYFDANNQKPISYFQPLENQLLENPMLENPTIGKSVNISKKDISKKDNSNKEIEETALAFFEKNCPSDWEVFQMRFRKEFDVTEWGKFKELFNLKVDEESLEFTTKIINARLTRFAINYVENMKKPVKQLRKEDLEIVSPSRKRIS
- the dnaB gene encoding replicative DNA helicase; this translates as MNTEKKYKVNPVQLTKIISLEKGKLPPQAIDLEEAILGALMVDVRGIDELLQVFNNSEVFYKDSHKVIFEAIIELSETSQPIDLLTVSSQLKKKKSLDIAGGDYYLIGLTQKIASSAHIEYHARVVLQMYMKRKAIEVASSIIELAYDSDSDVFQLFDYMDVETSKVNEIVDKGRSEMTYADALNAAVDRVKMLTDSDSSLTGVDTGFKKLNKHFGGWQPTDFIVVGARPGMGKTAFVTNTMLGAAKSGSAVGFISLEMSTEQLATRTIANESNFHLNQLTKTGFEKAEYFQGLLKTVNELRGLPIFIDDRPALTIGEIKRKARLYKRKHDIKMLIVDYIQLAGSDGSEDIRIRVGKISNGLKAIAKELGITVIGLAQLSREVEKTAYKRPALHHLKESGDIEQDADAVCFIYRSAYYGLEVDDEVLDIDCNTEFIVAKYRHGGVGTIGLYYDENKTKFSDGKIQDDSVEECVSGVQDIPKTMPNEAFYSIEDLSSNNDYDDNDNPF